One region of Candidatus Palauibacter australiensis genomic DNA includes:
- a CDS encoding SLC13 family permease, producing the protein MTADVIVVLAIVAVAVVLFVTEWVRYDGVALMVLLSLAISGVIPMARAIEGFANPAVVTIAAVLVLSGGLYKTGVANVVGAQVLRLAGDSPVRVTALLMLTSGLMSGVMNNTAAVALLIPVVIDISRRLGMRPSRLLIPLSFAALLGGMTTLIGTGPNILLSSILERMGQGGFGFFAFTPVGATALTLGVLYVVLAGRHFLPDRSTGDDEGGDEIDLTGRYHFAESLLTLRIPSDSALDGCSLVEARLGQALGYDLLAVRRKGHLVRAPERDFRLRSGDVLIVEGRIEALERLRAWGRLVRHRESEDALGRLVKDSTVLAEVEIAGKSDLVGSTVQRIDFRNRFQAHVVAIRRGGQVLGGSFQTVQLEAGDALLLLGREDQLQQLRYATEFSSVGWTDIGSATEEYELYRWLMRLHIPDGSWLDGRTLAASRLRGAFDLTVLEIERDGGDIALPHASERMRAGDRLIVEGAPACFAVLEALQELVTVDERPSVGELESEDVGFAEVTLAPSSDLVGKTLREVLFRESYGLNLLSIFRGGRAFHSNLRISSMALEFGDALLVYGNRKKIALVARDPRFLVLHGQLHEVFRVHKAWIASGVMVGFILAASLNLLPVYIAALLGALLMVCTGCVKGNEVYTFVEWRVVMLLGGMLALGLAMEDSGTAELIAREVVGRAAEMGPRVLIASLFLICALAAQFVPTSAVAVLVAPIALSAATELDLSARALLMVVAVGSSCAFLSPFGHPVNLLVMGVGGYKVVDYTKVGAPLFLLLLLMVVFFLPIVWPL; encoded by the coding sequence GTGACGGCCGACGTCATCGTCGTCCTCGCCATCGTCGCGGTGGCGGTCGTCCTCTTCGTCACGGAATGGGTCCGCTACGACGGCGTGGCGCTCATGGTGCTCCTGTCGCTAGCGATCTCCGGCGTCATCCCGATGGCCCGCGCCATCGAGGGGTTCGCCAACCCCGCCGTGGTCACGATCGCGGCCGTGCTCGTGCTCAGCGGCGGACTCTACAAGACGGGTGTCGCGAACGTCGTCGGCGCGCAGGTGTTGCGGCTCGCGGGGGATTCTCCCGTGCGGGTCACGGCGCTGCTGATGCTCACGTCGGGGCTCATGTCGGGGGTGATGAACAACACGGCGGCGGTCGCGCTCCTGATCCCGGTCGTGATCGACATCTCCCGCCGTCTCGGCATGCGCCCGTCCCGGCTGCTGATCCCGCTTTCCTTCGCCGCGCTCCTCGGCGGCATGACGACCCTGATCGGAACGGGGCCCAACATCCTCCTCTCGAGCATACTCGAGCGCATGGGGCAGGGGGGATTCGGTTTCTTCGCCTTCACCCCCGTCGGCGCGACTGCGCTCACCCTCGGGGTCCTGTACGTGGTCCTCGCGGGGAGGCACTTCCTTCCGGACCGGTCCACCGGGGACGACGAAGGGGGCGACGAGATCGACCTCACCGGCCGCTACCATTTCGCCGAGTCGCTGCTCACGCTCCGGATTCCGTCCGACTCGGCACTGGACGGGTGCTCGCTCGTCGAGGCACGGCTCGGGCAGGCGCTCGGGTACGACCTCCTGGCCGTGCGCCGCAAAGGGCACCTCGTGCGGGCCCCGGAGCGGGACTTCCGGCTTCGAAGCGGCGACGTGCTCATCGTCGAAGGGCGGATCGAGGCGCTCGAACGCCTGCGCGCCTGGGGTCGCCTCGTCAGGCACAGGGAATCGGAAGACGCGCTGGGACGTCTCGTGAAGGACTCGACGGTGCTGGCCGAAGTCGAGATCGCCGGGAAGTCGGACCTCGTCGGCAGCACGGTTCAACGCATCGATTTCCGCAACCGTTTCCAGGCCCATGTCGTCGCCATCCGGCGCGGCGGGCAGGTGCTGGGCGGCTCGTTCCAGACGGTGCAACTCGAGGCGGGGGACGCACTTCTCCTGCTCGGCCGCGAGGACCAACTCCAGCAACTCCGCTACGCGACGGAGTTCTCATCCGTCGGCTGGACGGACATCGGCTCCGCTACCGAGGAGTACGAACTGTACCGATGGTTGATGCGGCTCCACATCCCGGACGGGTCCTGGCTGGACGGGCGGACGCTCGCGGCCTCCCGTCTGCGGGGCGCCTTCGATCTCACGGTGCTGGAGATCGAGCGCGACGGCGGCGACATCGCCCTGCCGCACGCCTCGGAGAGGATGCGGGCGGGCGACCGCCTCATCGTCGAGGGGGCCCCGGCCTGCTTCGCCGTGCTGGAGGCGCTGCAGGAGCTGGTCACGGTGGATGAACGACCCTCCGTGGGCGAGCTGGAGTCGGAGGATGTCGGGTTCGCCGAGGTCACGCTGGCTCCGAGTTCCGATCTGGTGGGGAAGACGCTGCGCGAGGTCCTCTTCCGGGAGTCCTACGGACTGAACCTGCTCTCGATCTTCCGCGGGGGACGGGCCTTTCACTCGAACCTCCGCATCTCGAGCATGGCGCTCGAGTTCGGGGACGCGCTCCTCGTCTACGGCAACCGGAAGAAGATCGCGCTGGTCGCCCGCGACCCGCGCTTCCTCGTCCTCCACGGACAGCTCCACGAGGTGTTCCGCGTCCACAAGGCGTGGATCGCCAGTGGGGTCATGGTGGGGTTCATCCTTGCGGCCTCCCTGAACCTGCTCCCCGTGTACATCGCCGCGCTGCTCGGGGCGCTCCTGATGGTGTGTACGGGGTGCGTGAAGGGGAACGAGGTCTACACCTTCGTGGAATGGCGGGTCGTCATGCTCCTTGGGGGGATGCTCGCGCTCGGGCTCGCGATGGAGGACTCCGGCACGGCGGAACTCATCGCGCGTGAGGTCGTGGGCCGGGCGGCGGAGATGGGACCGCGGGTGCTCATCGCGAGCCTCTTCCTCATCTGCGCGCTCGCGGCGCAGTTCGTCCCCACCTCGGCGGTGGCCGTGCTCGTCGCGCCGATCGCGCTCAGCGCCGCGACCGAACTGGATCTCTCGGCGCGGGCCCTGCTCATGGTCGTCGCGGTGGGGTCCTCGTGCGCCTTCCTGAGCCCCTTCGGCCACCCGGTGAACCTGCTCGTGATGGGCGTGGGCGGCTACAAGGTCGTGGACTACACGAAGGTCGGCGCGCCGCTCTTCCTGCTCCTGCTGCTGATGGTCGTCTTCTTCCTCCCCATCGTCTGGCCGCTGTAG